One Mus pahari chromosome 10, PAHARI_EIJ_v1.1, whole genome shotgun sequence genomic window, tctcagcGTTGTGAACAAGAAAGACCACATAGCCTTGGGCAATGGTGTTAACTGTCCAGCATCCCTCAATTTTAATCCATGGAATGAAGAAACTAGTATAAGAAATCTCTAAAATTTCTTACAAGAATTTTACAGTGATACAATCAAGAAACTTGGTAATGACTACATTCTGATGTATTATCTATCACGAATTGTCTCCGTTACTTGGCACCAAGCCACAGTTGTTAATAAGGGTAGTGTTGGGGCTGCAGAGGTGGTCTGAGATTAAGCGGCTAGAAGCACTCATGcactttcagaggacccaagttgggttcccagcacccacacgggaTGGcctataaccacctgtaactccagctcccagagaCCCAAGGCTTCCAGCCTCTAAGGTCACCTGGTCTGGTATACTTATGTGGCCATGACTCCTTCATTCTTCTCTGTATTCCAATACTTAAGCATTAATATACTGacttacttaattaaaaaaataacttttaaaggaaaatgtggtgtttttaaaaaaatttttattaatagtaCAACATTCAGAGAATAAGCAAAAGCTTCAAGGAAAAAGTTTTGTTGTGAAAGGGCTAAAATGTAATATGTAGGAAAATGAGGTGGTTTCCAATGAGACTAGGAAATGAGCATGCAACATCTCTTCCCATTATTGCAGCACAACTCCAACTACAAACATCCTGTCACTCCCCCACCTACTCCAACTCATAAAATGGCGTCATCTCAGGGGACAGGTGAGCGGGGTACTTAATGTCATACTAAGGGGGTGGCACTAATAAAGCACCCAACACGGCATTACCTCCATGTATTCTTTGAGGTCGGTCAAATTCATAACCATTCCTGTAACAGGATCAAtctaaggaagaaatgaaggtgAATACCACTGTAGTAGGCTCTCCATATGGACGCTTTCACaaagctggggtgtggctcatgCCCGCTATCCCTGCACTTGTGGAACAGAATcgggaggatctggagttcaaagccTTTCTTGGCTACACaggaagttcaagggcagcctaggctacatgagaccctgtccaaatGTAAAATGAACTCCACAGGTTACTAAAGGCTGTACAGCATGGAGACTGGCCACATTCCCTCATCCTAGAGACACTTCTTATTCTGGGTACAGAAGTGCCATGTCCTGGCAGCAccctttccactggatggctctTCTCCCCATGCACACATAACAACCAGGCTTGGCAAGGTGGCCACTCACCACACAGCCATGAAGCAACTGAAACACAAGCTTTCAACACAGACGTCACCAGTGGCTGGAAGGTGGCCCCACAATCTGAACAAATCCACACCCCCTTTCCAGCACGTACCTCTCCATGCACTGTCACCACAactgtgagaaagaaaacaaaaataccaacagAACATGACTTTCAACAGATTAGCACAAGTTAGTGACATAAACATAGATCTACGGTCCCCAAGGCTATACTTCAACTTTTCTCCAAATAGCTATTCTTTTCATTAAGATCTTTTTACCAGTCAATGAAGACTCAGCTCAGAGGAGCTTGGAGGAAACTTTGGCTGAGCAGAGAAAATTAGCAAATCCAAAAACGTGTGAAACTTTCCTGTTTATAAGGTTGACATccctgggaggagggagatgctACTCAATCTCTGCCTGTGAAGTGGAAATGGACATGCATgtacatctatgcaccaaacTAACTCACCTCCTCTGCAGGCAAGAATAGTCATCTTTTACTGtcagacatgtgtgtgtgctcagctcATAAAACAGCAGGTATTCACATGAAGTGCTTGAAAACTGGTCAGCACCTTTataagtttgtattttttttttcccttccacacacacaccactgggtATTTCATGGTGAGTTAGCACACTGAGGCTAAGAGGTAACAGAAAATGAGAGTCAGGAGCTAAACCACAAACTGATCTCTCAAAGCCTTCTGTAACCCTGTCTCACCATACACTACTCCACTCTAGGGCTTAGGAGGCCTGTTCTGAGGCATTAGCTATGGCTCAAAGAATCATgtcccttcccccccacccccccacaaaTCACTTTCTTAGGATACTACCAGGAAAGTTGTATATACAAACTCCTGggggctgacgagatggctcagcgagtaagagcactgactgctctcctgaaggtcctgagttcaaatcctagcaaccacatggtggctcacaaccacccataatgagatctgacaccctcttctggtgcatctgaagtcagctacagtgtacttatgtgtaataataaatctttgggccagagcaagcagggactgagcgagcgaGGCCCaccagagcgagcagggttgaccagagtgagcggaggtcctaaaaattcaattcccaacaaccacatgaaggctcacaaccatctgtacagctacagtgtactcaaatacataaaataaataaataaataaatcttttttaaaaaacccttttCTGCAATACAATGCACCCTAAGTAATATACATTTCATTAGCCAGTATTTACTCAAAATAGTTTTTTTACTTTGCTatgaagttttacattttaactaatacataaaaatataagaagtCTACATATAAAGGGGGCACTATTTGATGTTTCAATTCATATATACTTGGTATCATGTTTAAATTAGGTTAAACATATCTGCGTCCTCAAACATTGACTATAATCAAATTTTAACATTAGTTTCAGCCCAacataattaaaaggaaacagCGAACGGCAGTTTTATTATGCTTTCgattgtcaaagaaaatgctttaactcattttgttgttgttgttgttgttttctgctaTCTTTAACATGGTAGACAACTGTGAGGTAAACCAGAACACCTATCCAACCAGGACAATGACTCTGTCATGAATTTCCACTGAAGGGCTCAGAGCCCTGACACTGTCCTGGAAACCTCTCAATACCAGCCCCGTATTTATGCTCTTCATTCTTCCTGCCAGGTTAGGAGGGAACGTGTTCCTCCCTCACCTTTATAGTTGTGCCCGTGGCCATTCGGATTGTTGCATTTCCCAAACACTTTTAAGTTCTCTTCATCGTTCAGAGATGGGCTGACAGAAGAAAGACATTAATCAGCCTGAAGTTCAGACATCCATTCCTCCAttagttttgctttggtttgtgaAAACTCCAcgatttaatttcattttagatGATCAACTGGTTAGATAGCTTGGATTTCATTATCCACATTTCTATCAAGAGCCAAGGCACCACTCTCTAATTAAACTAGAGTACCACATAAATCATCAAAGCCCTTAATTTCAACCCACTTATTCCACAGCAAGACGTCATCAAATCTGCTCATAGTCAGCactttctctcctgccctctctctGTCCAGGTCTCctatatccctggctggcctcaaactcactaggtAACTTAGCACGACTTTcaacttctgaccctcttgcctccacctccctagtccCGAGATCTATGTAGGCAAGCACTATGTAGTCAAGCACTCTACCTACTGCGCTACATCCTAGCTCCACCTTCCAATTCAACAAACACTGAGTATTAGCTATGGGGTAAGAGGTGAAGCAAGGAGCGGTATAAGCACAAAGACACAGGTGTCCTCCAGCGGCTTAAAAAAACGTCATTCCTCCTGACAAATAATGACCTCAAGCTCCTCTTTTCACCATCTTGCCCCTCTCTGCCTCAGCAGCTGCCTAGTGGAAACCTTACCAATACGTTCCAGGACACTCAAATCAGGTGAAACTTTAAAGTTGCTACACGTGGCTGTCATTCCAGACAGAAAACAATCAGCGTAATGAATCTGTGCGTCCTTACTAACCTTGAGTGTAAGCGTCCTATTTTAAAAGTCCCTTTGAGAGACCGAaaggatggcttagcagttaagagtggtTCCTGCTACTGCCCAAGaacagggttcagttcccagcccacCCACGGGACTTCTCAGaagcctctaactccagttccaaaggaatctgacgccctcttttgacTTCCGCAGTCTCTTTCGTGCAAGctgtacacacagcacacacaaacacaactttttaagtttaaattctttaaaatctttcttaTCCCCTTTACTCTCTCCTACTGCGCACTTTGAACAGTACAGTTCACAAGACTTTTGGAAAAAATTCTCACTGTACCAAACTTGACCAcacggggagggagggaggataacAAGTGTCGGTTGTTCCCTAGAACCACCCTGTCTCCTAACATGGGACAAAGCCGAGCCCAGTAAGGAGTGGATGGATGTTAGAAAGGACTGTTCTATGACGACGACATGCGGATCCAAAGAGCAAACCTTCCAGTGAGTAACGAAGCTCCCTTTGAAACCAACTCTCAGGTGTGGTCTTGTGTCTCTGGGATTCAATTCCCAACTGTGTTGCTCCTTTGGAAAGCATCAAGGCTGGTTTTACTTTTTTGGTAAAAAGGGGATGAAAGCTACCTTGTGTTGCACCCGGTAGCCCATGCTCCTGTCTTTGTGCCTCTGGATGTGGGCAACCTCTGGAAGGAAACTCTCCTGAGTGGGGCCTCCGGGATCAGAGCTGTACCGCCCTCTCCCGGTGAGTCCCGGTAGTGCGGCTCGGCACCTTCACCATTTCCTCTTCCGCCCGCCCCAGCTCGGCTCTGACCCACGCGCGTGGCCACGCCCCCAGGGACATAGCGGGACCAGCCCCGCGCGTGCGGTGACACACGTGGGCACACCCCACCTGTGCAGCCGGTGGCTCGCGCTGAAGGACACGAGGCGCGACAGTCGCGCGCGGCGTCGGAGGCCACCCGCCGCGCTCATGATCTTCGGACCGAAGACCCACAAGCTAGCGGTTCCGGCTTCCGGGACCGAGGCCAGCCCCGCCCCCGCGGCTGCGCAGTGCAAGCTCGGCCCTCCCCTCCGGAAGCACTCCTGGGCGTGGTTTCGGCGCGTGGCACCCTTCGGCCGACCTGGAGGCAAACACTAGTGCCCCCTGCTGTTCAGTCTTCGCTAGGCAGTCAGAAATACCTTGGGCCAGTGGGTGGgtgagaagccagaggcctgccTGGATTTTTAAATTGCCAGGATAGGTTGTGTCTTCCTCTTTCGCTCCATTTTTGACAGTCCTGGGTTTGAGTAGACAAATCCAATGTCTGGGTGTCCTTATCAGATGCGCTCCAGCCCAGTACCACATTGAAAGTGTCCTTAACCAAAAAGAACCCCTAGCCCAGGATGACAATGCGCTGTCTTTAGAGTTACCCTGCAGGCTGAAGCTGGGGTGTTGATTTTAGAAGTTCCGATCTGTTCTAGGCAACATAGTAAAACACTAGCTTAAgtggaaaataaaggaaaattttgaCACCTTAATATCCAAGTGAGAGAATATCATGCAAAGAGACTTCCTCAAACCAGAGACAGCCTGCAAACAGATTCACTGTTCAGAGCCCTCAGAAGGAATAAGCTGTCCCTGGTTTTAGATTCATGGCTTTCAGAGTTTTTGAAATGGAAAGGTATTCCAGTGTAATCCCAGCTGCTCGTGTACAACATTTGCTGGCTCTGTGTTTGGATCCTGTGTCTCAGAAGGTTAGCGTCTATTAAATGCTGTCAGTCAGATACAACATATAtcagtgatcccagcactgaggctgaagtaggaggataGCAAGCTTAAGGTCTATCTCAAAATGATAAAATCCTGTAAGTAATTCAAATGGACACCTTTGGCAAGGCAGCCCCACACAACCCATccattaattaaatttaaaaaactaaatttaaaaaaaaaaagtttacccaagtagctttggctgtcctggatcttggtctgtagtccaggctggcttggaactcacctgcctctgcccctctacctcccaagtgctacctCCTAAGGGCCTGCATTACCACCACAGTTAAGACCTTAATCCCAGGTGCTTTAAGTATTAGACACATGTACTTCAGAACAACAAAATGGTTCCTGTTATCTGAAAATTCAGTTTAATGGGGCAGTCCAACAAATAGTATGTCAAGTGAAAAATTACCAATTCTGtgtcaaaaagtaaaagaaagcttCCAAGAACAAATTAGTCTGAGATGGGTTTTAAGGAGTCCAACAGATGGGTAAATAGAAAATTCCAAGAGGAAAGAGTTTAAGCAAAGGAAATGTGGAAATGTAGCTTACTTAATGCACAGTGATAAATTCTTGGCTACCTTGGGGTGCATGCAAAATGGAGGAGAGTGTATTGGAAATATTGACTGGAGACCAACTAGTGGAAGAATTGTAAATGTCTTTCTACATATAAAGGAAAAGAGGCCCCGCCTTTCCCCTCCCATCTAGTTTTTCTCCAAGAGAAAGGAATTTCCAACtgttaaaataacattttcaggCATAATGGAGTCTTGCTTGCCCAAATAAATGTGGCCTACTCTCTGGTGCTATgcacacaggaaaggaaaggaagagaaggaagaagaggaggaggaagaggaggaggaggaggaagagaagaaagaggaggaggaggaggaggaggaggaagaggaggaggNNNNNNNNNNNNNNNNNNNNNNNNNNNNNNNNNNNNNNNNNNNNNNNNNNNNNNNNNNNNNNNNNNNNNNNNNNNNNNNNNNNNNNNNNNNNNNNNNNNNNNNNNNNNNNNNNNNNNNNNNNNNNNNNNNNNNNNNNNNNNNNNNNNNNNNNNNNNNNNNNNNNNNNNNNNNNNNNNNNNNNNNNNNNNNNNNNNNNNNNNNNNNNNNNNNNNNNNNNNNNNNNNNNNNNNNNNNNNNNNNNNNNNNNNNNNNNNNNNNNNNNNNNNNNNNNNNNNNNNNNNNNNNNNNNNNNNNNNNNNNNNNNNNNNNNNNNNNNNNNNNNNNNNNNNNNNNNNNNNNNNNNNNNNNNNNNNgcccccaatggaggagatagagaaagtacccaaggtgttgtagggggctgcaaccctgtaggtgcaacaatatgaactaaccagtaccccctgagctcgagtctctagctttatatgtagctgaagatggcctaatcggtcagcattgggaagagaggccccttagtcttgtaaactttatatgatccagcacaagggaaggcctgggccaagtagtgggagtgggtgggtaggggagcaggggcaggggggagggagtatagggaactttcgggatagcatttgaaatgtaaataaggaaaataaaaaaataaaaaaaaaaagatcccagaATACAATACTaataaatatttggttttatagttaaaaaaaaagaaagaaagaaagaaagaaagaaagaaagaaagaaagaaagaaagaaagaaagaaagaaagaaagaacctctCACCTTCCAACAATCTCTGGAAAATTATCTAAATGCCTGCTTTTAGCAATGTCTCTCAAAACAGCCACTTCTAAAGACTGAGCTGAGGGAAAGATGGGGTTGGTAGTGGGTAGTCCGTAAGAGGAACACTGAAGTGAACTGGCCCAATGTCCACCACAGACAGCAGGGGAACACCCAGTTCAGAGGCCACCAAACGCAATAGCACTGGCTTCTTGTCCCAAACTCCTTAGGGTCAATGGTACCAGATGGACTGTGTGTGACCTGTTACAGACTTGGAGAGAGCAAGGCGCTGGTCTAGATTCTAAGCTAGTGGGTCTCAACATATGGACCAAGACCCCTTTGGtaggtcaaacaaccctttcacaggggtcacctaagtcTGTcagaacacagatatttacattataattcagaATAGTAGcaaaaataacagttatgaagtacagCAAAAATGATTAtgtggttgggggggtcaccccaacatgaggaactgtgttaaagtgtcacagcaataggaaggctgagaaccactgctctaagtctACGACTGTCCTTGACCATTTGTATTTCTCTTCCCAGGGCCTCTGGTCACCTATGTGATAGCGGTAATGGCCtaattttagtctttttttctatgtattcCTTTTTTCAAAACGTGTGTGTAGGAGGGGGTAGCATGCGTGCCACAGCACATGGATGGGGAGTCAATGATCTCTTTGTGGATTTCAGGGACCAACTTCACGTTATCAAGCTTGCCCTGCACGcaccttttacctgctgagccaccttgctgacCCTTTCTCGTGTATTCTTTTagctagagatgagaatattCAATCAATGTTAGACTATCCTCAAGATATTCTCCAGAGATGTCGAGGTGGCTCCGTGGGTAAACAAGCTCACTGCACAACCCTGATGACAGATGCTGCAACCAACCCAAGCACTCCGCTGTGGAGATGGGGACTAGAGAGTGGAGAACTGCCTAGAAGTttccaggcagagggaaagagcctACTGTAGAAAGTTGACCTCCGGCCTCCTTAAGCGCCCTTGactgcacatagacacacactgtCCATAGACACACGTGCAGtaataacaaattattttaaaaccttgaatttttattatttatttatttatttaggagatgggacctcactatgtagaacaggttggcctggccttaaattcatagagatctgccttcctctgcctcaagAGGGCTGgttcaaaggtgtgtgctaccataccgGCAAAAACTTTAAATACTATACCAATGCTTGCTTGATGGTTTCAAGGAGGCCTAGGACAATATAGACCCATGGCTGAAGGGATCACTGAGTAA contains:
- the Pts gene encoding 6-pyruvoyl tetrahydrobiopterin synthase isoform X1, which codes for MSAAGGLRRRARLSRLVSFSASHRLHSPSLNDEENLKVFGKCNNPNGHGHNYKVVVTVHGEIDPVTGMVMNLTDLKEYMEEAIMKPLDHKNLDLDVPYFADVVSTTENVAVYIWENLQKLLPVGALYKVKVYETDNNIVVYKGE